A genomic window from Carassius auratus strain Wakin chromosome 19, ASM336829v1, whole genome shotgun sequence includes:
- the LOC113119828 gene encoding diacylglycerol O-acyltransferase 1 isoform X1, whose amino-acid sequence MGDRSEKGLVKHKRRSTISGDAAGAHQKTLSGQVKEKEQSQRPRHDTPANKHKNHRDAGDHDFSCHKLQESLLSSDSGYSNYRGILNWCVVMLVLSNARLVLENLIKYGVLVDPIQIISLFLKDPYSWPAPCLIIVSNVFIMAAFYIERKLSVGIISEGTGTFLHCINLAALLFVPAGTVLSLTSITPVGSVLALSVFTILFLKLYSYRDVNKWCREIRQAKARTLSRSQSCPSVHKANGPTEYTHVSYPANLTHRDMYYFIFVPTLCYDLNFPRSRRIRKRFLLRRLLEMVFLMQLMLGLMQQWMVPTIQNSMKPFQDMDFSRIVERLLKLAVPNHFIWLIFFYWYFHSSMNFVAELMRFGDREFYRDWWNSETIPYFWSNWNIPVHKWCLRHFYKPMLVKGVNKLSAQLAVFFLSAFFHEYLVSVPLKMFRFWAFLGMMAQIPLAYLVGRFLRGNYGNAAVWMSLIIGQPIAVLMYVHDYYVLHYESTAA is encoded by the exons ATGGGTGACAGAAGCGAGAAGGGCTTGGTGAAGCACAAACGGAGAAGCACGATCTCCGGTGACGCGGCGGGAGCTCATCAGAAGACGCTCAGCGGACAGGTGAAGGAGAAAGAGCAGAGTCAGAGACCGAGACACGACACACCCGCGAATAAACACAAGAATCACCGCGATGCTGGCGACCACGACTTCAG CTGCCATAAGCTGCAGGAGTCGCTGCTCAGCTCCGACAGCGGCTACAGCAACTACAGAGGAATCCTCAACTGGTGTGTGGTCATGCTG gttCTGTCCAATGCACGGCTGGTCCTGGAGAACCTTATAAA ATATGGTGTTCTGGTGGACCCCATCCAGATCATCTCTCTCTTCCTGAAGGACCCGTACAGCTGGCCGGCTCCGTGCCTGATCATTG TTTCCAACGTCTTTATAATGGCAGCGTTCTACATAGAGAGAAAGCTTTCTGTG GGCATCATCTCCGAGGGCACCGGGACATTCCTCCACTGCATCAATCTTGCAGCTCTGTTATTTGTCCCGGCCGGGACAGTTCTCAGCCTGACCTCTATAACCCCAG TGGGTAGTGTTCTGGCGTTGAGTGTCTTCACCATTCTCTTCCTGAAGCTGTATTCATACAGAGACGTCAACAAATGGTGCAGAGAGATCAGACAGGCCAAAGCTCGAACCCTGTCCCGCTCTCAGTCCT GCCCGTCTGTGCACAAAGCCAATGGCCCGACTGAATACACACACGTGAGCTATCCAGCAAACCTCACACACAGAG ACATGTATTATTTTATCTTCGTCCCAACTCTGTGTTACGATCTGAACTTCCCGCGCTCTCGGCGGATACGGAAGCGTTTCTTACTGCGCCGACTGCTCGAGATG GTGTTTTTAATGCAGTTAATGCTTGGATTAATGCAGCAG tggATGGTTCCGACGATTCAGAACTCAATGAAACCCTTTCAG GACATGGATTTCTCTAGAATCGTTGAACGTCTGCTGAAGCTCGCT GTGCCCAATCATTTTATCTGGCTCATCTTTTTCTATTGGTATTTCCACTCCTCCATGAACTTCGTAGCTGAGCTCATGCGGTTCGGAGACCGTGAGTTTTACCGCGACTGGTG GAACTCTGAAACGATTCCGTATTTTTGGTCGAACTGGAACATTCCTGTTCACAAGTGGTGCCTGCG ACACTTTTATAAGCCCATGTTGGTGAAAGGAGTGAATAAGTTATCCGCTCAGTTAGCCGTGTTCTTCCTGTCGGCGTTTTTCCATGAG TATTTAGTGAGTGTTCCTCTAAAGATGTTTCGGTTCTGGGCGTTTCTGGGAATGATGGCACAG ATCCCGCTGGCCTATCTCGTGGGCCGATTCTTGAGGGGAAACTACGGCAATGCCGCCGTCTGGATGTCACTGATCATCGGTCAGCCGATCGCCGTGCTCATGTACGTCCACGACTATTACGTGCTGCATTATGAGAGCACTGCGGCATGA
- the LOC113119828 gene encoding diacylglycerol O-acyltransferase 1 isoform X2: MGDRSEKGLVKHKRRSTISGDAAGAHQKTLSGQVKEKEQSQRPRHDTPANKHKNHRDAGDHDFSCHKLQESLLSSDSGYSNYRGILNWCVVMLVLSNARLVLENLIKYGVLVDPIQIISLFLKDPYSWPAPCLIIVSNVFIMAAFYIERKLSVGIISEGTGTFLHCINLAALLFVPAGTVLSLTSITPVGSVLALSVFTILFLKLYSYRDVNKWCREIRQAKARTLSRSQSCPSVHKANGPTEYTHVSYPANLTHRDMYYFIFVPTLCYDLNFPRSRRIRKRFLLRRLLEMVFLMQLMLGLMQQWMVPTIQNSMKPFQDMDFSRIVERLLKLAYFHSSMNFVAELMRFGDREFYRDWWNSETIPYFWSNWNIPVHKWCLRHFYKPMLVKGVNKLSAQLAVFFLSAFFHEYLVSVPLKMFRFWAFLGMMAQIPLAYLVGRFLRGNYGNAAVWMSLIIGQPIAVLMYVHDYYVLHYESTAA, from the exons ATGGGTGACAGAAGCGAGAAGGGCTTGGTGAAGCACAAACGGAGAAGCACGATCTCCGGTGACGCGGCGGGAGCTCATCAGAAGACGCTCAGCGGACAGGTGAAGGAGAAAGAGCAGAGTCAGAGACCGAGACACGACACACCCGCGAATAAACACAAGAATCACCGCGATGCTGGCGACCACGACTTCAG CTGCCATAAGCTGCAGGAGTCGCTGCTCAGCTCCGACAGCGGCTACAGCAACTACAGAGGAATCCTCAACTGGTGTGTGGTCATGCTG gttCTGTCCAATGCACGGCTGGTCCTGGAGAACCTTATAAA ATATGGTGTTCTGGTGGACCCCATCCAGATCATCTCTCTCTTCCTGAAGGACCCGTACAGCTGGCCGGCTCCGTGCCTGATCATTG TTTCCAACGTCTTTATAATGGCAGCGTTCTACATAGAGAGAAAGCTTTCTGTG GGCATCATCTCCGAGGGCACCGGGACATTCCTCCACTGCATCAATCTTGCAGCTCTGTTATTTGTCCCGGCCGGGACAGTTCTCAGCCTGACCTCTATAACCCCAG TGGGTAGTGTTCTGGCGTTGAGTGTCTTCACCATTCTCTTCCTGAAGCTGTATTCATACAGAGACGTCAACAAATGGTGCAGAGAGATCAGACAGGCCAAAGCTCGAACCCTGTCCCGCTCTCAGTCCT GCCCGTCTGTGCACAAAGCCAATGGCCCGACTGAATACACACACGTGAGCTATCCAGCAAACCTCACACACAGAG ACATGTATTATTTTATCTTCGTCCCAACTCTGTGTTACGATCTGAACTTCCCGCGCTCTCGGCGGATACGGAAGCGTTTCTTACTGCGCCGACTGCTCGAGATG GTGTTTTTAATGCAGTTAATGCTTGGATTAATGCAGCAG tggATGGTTCCGACGATTCAGAACTCAATGAAACCCTTTCAG GACATGGATTTCTCTAGAATCGTTGAACGTCTGCTGAAGCTCGCT TATTTCCACTCCTCCATGAACTTCGTAGCTGAGCTCATGCGGTTCGGAGACCGTGAGTTTTACCGCGACTGGTG GAACTCTGAAACGATTCCGTATTTTTGGTCGAACTGGAACATTCCTGTTCACAAGTGGTGCCTGCG ACACTTTTATAAGCCCATGTTGGTGAAAGGAGTGAATAAGTTATCCGCTCAGTTAGCCGTGTTCTTCCTGTCGGCGTTTTTCCATGAG TATTTAGTGAGTGTTCCTCTAAAGATGTTTCGGTTCTGGGCGTTTCTGGGAATGATGGCACAG ATCCCGCTGGCCTATCTCGTGGGCCGATTCTTGAGGGGAAACTACGGCAATGCCGCCGTCTGGATGTCACTGATCATCGGTCAGCCGATCGCCGTGCTCATGTACGTCCACGACTATTACGTGCTGCATTATGAGAGCACTGCGGCATGA